DNA from Pseudomonadota bacterium:
ATGGTGCAGGCGATCCGGCCCATCACGGGCCGCTTGCCCCGGTCCCTGTCCCCCCCGCATCCGAAAACCACCACAAGATGGCCCTGCGTATGGGCCCGCAGACCCTTCAGCAGGGTTTCCAGCCCATCCGGCGTGTGGGCATAGTCCACATATACTGTGGCGCCACCCGGTAACGTCAGGACCTTTTCCATCCGTCCCCGCACGCTTTTCAGGCGGGACAGGGCTTCTGTTGCCAAGGCAGGATCCGATCCCGTGCCGATGACCAGGCCCAGCGCGCACAGGGCGTTGAAGACCTGGACTTCCCCGATCAGGGGCAGGACCAGGTCATGGGCCCGGCCCAGAATCTCCAGCTGCAGGCGCTGGCCGCCGGACACAGGCGTAATGCCGCGCAACACCAGATCTTTCCCCGCAGCGCCATAGGTCAGAACCCGCAGGCGCCGGCGGGCCGCGATGGCGGACAGGGAGGCGCACTGGGGCGTGTCCGCATTCAGGATTGCGGTTCCGCCTTCCTGGATCCGCTCCTCGAACAGCCGGGACTTGGCGCGGAAATAGGCGTCCATGGAACCGTGATAGTCCAGATGGTCCCGGGTCAGGTTGGTAAATCCGCCCGCGGCGATGCGCACGGCGGCCAGCCTTTCCTGGTCCAGACCGTGGCTGGAGGCCTCCAGCGCCAGATGGTCCACGCCGGCCTCCGCTACCTCCTTCAGGATGGCGTGCAGGGTCACAGGATCAGGGGTGGTCAGGTTGCCGTCCCGGTCAAAACCGCCTCCATGAAGACCTACAGTCCCCAGGCAGGCGGCCTTTATCCCCAGCGCGGCCCACAGCTGCTGCACAAACCAGACGACAGAGGTTTTTCCGTTGGCGCCAGTGACAGCCACAATTGTGGGAGGCTGTTTTCCGTAAAACCGGGCGGCCTCCAGCGCCAGGCACCGGCGGGGATTGCCGTCCTGGATCAAGGTTACACCCGCTGCTTCCGGGGGAAGCTGTGTTCCGGAAGGGGCAAGGATATGCGTGGCCCCGGCCTGGATGGCGGCGGGAATAAACTGCCGGCCATCGTCCTTGACCCCTGGAAGGGCGGCGAACAGGAATCCGGGCTTCACTTTGCGGGAATCCGCGGTGAGACCGGCCCAGGGAGGGGAAAAAGCCTTTTCTGCCACGCCTTATCCTCCGATTGGACTTGAACAGCCCGGCAATCTGTACAATAATATAGAGTGATATCCATTCACTATGGAGTCTGAGGATAGCCATGATCCCTGAACCCCGCAACCGCTATGTCTCCCCTGTCCAGGCCGCCGAGGGCGTCCAGGTTGATGCGGGCCTGCGCCGGCACATGCTGGGGGTCTATAACTATATGGCCTCGGGCCTTGCGGTCAGCGGCCTGGTGGCGTTCCTGCTGGCCCGTGTGCCGGCCCTGCAGGAGATCTTTTTCAGGATAGCGGAAACGCCGCAGGGTCCGGCCCTGGCGCCCAATGCCTTGGGATTTGCAGCCATCATCGCGCCCCTGCTGATCCTGCTTTTCGGCTCCTTCATGATCAACCGGCTGAGGGTCGGCACCATCCAGATGCTCTACTGGGCTTTCGTGGCCCTGCAGGGCGTGGGCCTGTCCCTGCTGTTCCAGTACTATACGGACACCAGCATCGTGCGCACCCTGTTCGTCACAGCCGCGGCCTTTGCGGGCCTCAGCCTGTACGGATACACCACCCGCCGCAGCCTGTCCGCCATGGGCAGTTTCATGACCATGGGCCTGTTCGGGCTGCTGATCGCGATGATCGTCAACATGATCTGGCCAGCGCCCGCCCTGTACTTCGCCATTTCCGCAGCAGGCGTCCTCATTTTCTCCGGCCTCATCGCCTGGCAGACGCAGGCCATCCGGAATGAATATTCGGAAACCATGGATCCGGACATGCTGGCCAAATCGGCCATCTTCAGCGCCTTGTCCCTGTATCTGAACTTCATCAACCTGTTCCAGTTCCTGCTGAGCTTCATGGGCAGCAGCCGGGAATAAGGGGCGGTCAGGCACCGGGAGAAGGGGTCATCAGGGTGGAGACAGGCTCTTCGGGTTCCTCTTCCGGTCTTCTTCCCGGGAGAATTTTGCCTGTACAAATACCCTTGGCCTGACGTCCAAGCTGGCTGATC
Protein-coding regions in this window:
- a CDS encoding Bax inhibitor-1/YccA family protein, translated to MIPEPRNRYVSPVQAAEGVQVDAGLRRHMLGVYNYMASGLAVSGLVAFLLARVPALQEIFFRIAETPQGPALAPNALGFAAIIAPLLILLFGSFMINRLRVGTIQMLYWAFVALQGVGLSLLFQYYTDTSIVRTLFVTAAAFAGLSLYGYTTRRSLSAMGSFMTMGLFGLLIAMIVNMIWPAPALYFAISAAGVLIFSGLIAWQTQAIRNEYSETMDPDMLAKSAIFSALSLYLNFINLFQFLLSFMGSSRE
- a CDS encoding UDP-N-acetylmuramoyl-L-alanyl-D-glutamate--2,6-diaminopimelate ligase; this translates as MAEKAFSPPWAGLTADSRKVKPGFLFAALPGVKDDGRQFIPAAIQAGATHILAPSGTQLPPEAAGVTLIQDGNPRRCLALEAARFYGKQPPTIVAVTGANGKTSVVWFVQQLWAALGIKAACLGTVGLHGGGFDRDGNLTTPDPVTLHAILKEVAEAGVDHLALEASSHGLDQERLAAVRIAAGGFTNLTRDHLDYHGSMDAYFRAKSRLFEERIQEGGTAILNADTPQCASLSAIAARRRLRVLTYGAAGKDLVLRGITPVSGGQRLQLEILGRAHDLVLPLIGEVQVFNALCALGLVIGTGSDPALATEALSRLKSVRGRMEKVLTLPGGATVYVDYAHTPDGLETLLKGLRAHTQGHLVVVFGCGGDRDRGKRPVMGRIACT